One genomic window of Pseudomonadales bacterium includes the following:
- a CDS encoding cytochrome b N-terminal domain-containing protein encodes MIRRLEAQTLALLQKLEKGFNHLFGEDQNPWYQLGALSFYFYWIVVITGLYLFIFFDTSINGAFESMEALTHHQWYAGGIARSLHRYASEAMAITVSLHMLREFSLGRFRAARWFSWFSGIPLLWLLFASAIGGYWLVWDQFAQYIAETTSEWFGWLPPIGDSLARNFISNQTLSDRFFSLLVFLHIALPLFLLLGMFIHIKRIKMPRTSPPKTLARLTLLAFLVLSLIKPAISMNKADMSTVVSSINLDWIYMNVYPLLDILGFGQVWALLVGFSFLAAILPWLSPDKKIISKAAEVNPANCNGCSWCFQDCPFEAITMVEHEYKKGHRQAQVDPDLCTACGICAGSCPSATPFRNVEELVSGIEIPDFSLDHLRDETRQKIESLSGHQGILVFGCDHALDINSIEDDQTAVISLPCSGLLPPSFADYVSRQPQVSGVIVSGCSGENCYFRKGSEWTEQRFNSERMPHLRTKAGQQKVKLLWANKGEERALQEGISQYRSELAAAISNQDDTISTHVQAVTEPEEKQYD; translated from the coding sequence GTGATAAGACGGCTGGAGGCGCAGACACTGGCTCTGTTGCAAAAACTGGAGAAAGGTTTTAACCACCTATTCGGGGAAGATCAAAACCCCTGGTATCAGCTGGGCGCCCTTTCCTTTTACTTTTACTGGATCGTAGTTATTACAGGTCTTTATCTATTTATCTTTTTCGACACCAGTATCAACGGTGCTTTCGAATCGATGGAAGCACTTACCCACCATCAGTGGTATGCGGGCGGTATCGCACGCAGTTTGCACCGATATGCCTCAGAGGCAATGGCAATCACTGTCAGCCTGCACATGTTACGAGAATTCTCTCTGGGCCGTTTTCGCGCTGCCCGCTGGTTTTCATGGTTTAGCGGCATACCGTTACTGTGGTTGCTTTTTGCCTCGGCAATTGGTGGTTACTGGCTGGTGTGGGACCAGTTCGCCCAGTACATTGCCGAAACCACCTCTGAGTGGTTCGGCTGGCTGCCACCCATTGGCGATTCGCTGGCGCGAAACTTTATTTCCAACCAGACCTTGAGCGACAGGTTCTTTTCGCTACTGGTTTTTCTGCACATAGCACTCCCCCTGTTCCTGCTGCTAGGAATGTTTATCCACATCAAGCGAATCAAGATGCCCAGAACCAGTCCGCCAAAAACCCTGGCCCGGCTGACATTACTGGCCTTCCTTGTCTTATCGTTAATCAAACCTGCTATCAGTATGAATAAAGCTGACATGTCAACGGTGGTCAGCAGTATCAACCTCGACTGGATTTACATGAATGTCTACCCACTGCTCGATATCCTCGGATTTGGCCAGGTCTGGGCACTGCTGGTAGGGTTTTCATTTCTGGCGGCGATACTGCCCTGGTTGTCACCCGATAAAAAAATCATATCAAAAGCGGCCGAGGTCAACCCGGCAAACTGCAACGGCTGCAGCTGGTGTTTTCAGGATTGTCCTTTTGAAGCCATCACCATGGTTGAACACGAGTACAAAAAAGGGCACCGACAAGCGCAAGTTGACCCCGATCTTTGTACCGCCTGTGGTATCTGTGCAGGCTCATGCCCTTCCGCCACGCCCTTCCGCAATGTGGAAGAATTAGTGTCTGGCATCGAAATTCCCGATTTCTCGCTGGATCACCTGCGTGACGAGACCCGTCAGAAAATAGAATCCCTCAGCGGCCATCAGGGAATTCTGGTTTTTGGCTGCGATCACGCACTCGATATCAACAGCATTGAGGATGACCAAACAGCGGTGATCAGCCTGCCTTGCAGTGGCTTGCTACCGCCTTCGTTTGCCGATTACGTTTCCCGTCAGCCACAGGTTAGCGGCGTTATTGTGAGTGGTTGCAGCGGCGAGAACTGTTATTTCCGCAAAGGCAGCGAATGGACTGAGCAGCGCTTTAACAGTGAGAGAATGCCACACCTGCGCACCAAAGCAGGCCAGCAGAAGGTTAAATTGTTGTGGGCAAACAAAGGAGAAGAAAGAGCCCTGCAAGAGGGCATTTCGCAGTATCGATCGGAACTGGCAGCGGCAATTTCTAATCAGGATGACACCATATCAACACACGTGCAGGCCGTAACTGAGCCAGAGGAAAAGCAGTATGACTAG